One window of the Pseudomonas knackmussii B13 genome contains the following:
- a CDS encoding FUSC family protein yields MADSRALGARSPFDEVRRAFFEWARSDGVTWVYIAKLLTAAMLTLWLAMRLELPQPSTATITVFIVMQPQSGQVFAKSFYRILGSIVGLTVMVALIAVFAQERVLFLLVVSLWIGICTAGAARYRDFRSYACVLAGYTATLIGLPATLHPEAAFLSAVWRVLEIGLGILCSTVVSAVVLPQTSAAAMRNALYTRFGAFAWFVLDNLGGGQRERFAAANVNFVSQAVGLETLRTATAFEDPHMRLRSGRLARLNNEFMVLTTRYHALHQLLERLRSQHSERVLDALQPCLELLREMLQPWKGKPLTDRDAALLARQLEEQRQQMMQCIREARAELRAKVQEVSERLDFNTAGELIYRLVADLHNYALTHASLADHHHERENWKFGFSPKANLVGALVAGARTAIMVLVFGVFWIETAWPSGSTFVLNAAAVAALVSAAPDPSKMAAQMAVGTLIAAILGFAETYFVFPYLDGFPLLCVALAPVFVIGAYLSVKPAYAGVGMGLLIFFCFGAIPANMTVYDAGRTINEYIALVLSQGLAAVIVGVLLPPTSAWLWRRLEKDLRMRVVEAISGKLSGLGATFESATRDLLNQAYGLAARRPDVQRELLAWMFLVLEVGHAIIELRNEQERLPDEPCYAESMPWRQAIRSMGRALIRLFVNPNEANRERALAAVEHAILSTKATEETCAPDFESSPLRRVVSYLHFIRTTLLDPQSPLRADRPVEVRHAA; encoded by the coding sequence ATGGCCGACAGCCGAGCCCTGGGCGCCCGCTCGCCGTTCGACGAGGTGCGTCGCGCCTTCTTCGAGTGGGCGCGCAGCGACGGCGTCACCTGGGTCTACATCGCCAAGCTGCTGACCGCCGCCATGCTCACCCTGTGGCTGGCCATGCGCCTGGAGCTGCCGCAGCCGAGCACCGCGACCATCACCGTATTCATCGTGATGCAGCCGCAGAGCGGCCAGGTGTTCGCCAAGAGCTTCTACCGCATCCTCGGCAGCATCGTCGGCCTGACCGTGATGGTCGCGCTGATCGCCGTATTCGCCCAGGAACGCGTGCTGTTCCTGCTGGTGGTCTCGCTGTGGATCGGCATCTGCACCGCCGGCGCCGCGCGCTACCGCGACTTCCGTTCCTACGCCTGCGTACTGGCCGGCTACACCGCGACACTGATCGGCCTGCCGGCCACCTTGCACCCTGAAGCCGCTTTCCTCTCGGCGGTCTGGCGCGTGCTGGAGATCGGCCTGGGCATCCTCTGCTCCACCGTGGTCAGCGCCGTCGTGCTGCCGCAGACCTCCGCCGCGGCCATGCGCAACGCCCTCTATACGCGCTTCGGCGCCTTCGCCTGGTTCGTCCTCGACAACCTCGGCGGCGGCCAGCGCGAGCGTTTCGCGGCGGCCAACGTGAACTTCGTCTCCCAGGCCGTGGGCCTGGAAACCCTGCGCACCGCCACCGCTTTCGAAGACCCGCACATGCGCCTGCGCAGCGGCCGCCTGGCGCGCCTGAACAACGAGTTCATGGTCCTGACCACCCGCTACCACGCACTGCACCAGTTGCTCGAGCGCCTGCGCAGCCAGCACAGCGAACGCGTGCTCGACGCCCTGCAGCCGTGCCTGGAGCTGCTGCGCGAGATGCTCCAGCCGTGGAAGGGCAAGCCGCTCACCGACCGCGACGCCGCGCTGCTCGCCCGCCAGCTGGAAGAGCAGCGCCAGCAGATGATGCAGTGCATCCGCGAGGCGCGCGCGGAGCTGCGCGCCAAGGTCCAGGAAGTCTCCGAGCGGCTGGACTTCAACACCGCCGGCGAGCTGATCTACCGCCTGGTCGCCGACCTGCACAACTACGCCCTGACCCACGCCTCCCTGGCCGACCATCACCACGAGCGGGAGAACTGGAAGTTCGGCTTCTCGCCCAAGGCCAACCTGGTCGGTGCGCTGGTCGCTGGCGCGCGCACGGCGATCATGGTGCTGGTCTTCGGGGTGTTCTGGATCGAGACCGCCTGGCCCAGCGGCAGCACCTTCGTGCTCAACGCCGCCGCCGTCGCCGCGCTGGTCTCGGCCGCGCCGGACCCGTCGAAGATGGCCGCGCAGATGGCCGTGGGCACCTTGATCGCGGCCATCCTGGGCTTTGCCGAAACCTACTTCGTGTTCCCCTACCTGGACGGCTTCCCGCTGCTCTGCGTGGCGCTGGCGCCGGTGTTCGTGATCGGCGCCTACCTGTCGGTGAAACCGGCCTACGCGGGCGTCGGCATGGGCCTGCTGATCTTCTTCTGCTTCGGTGCCATCCCGGCCAACATGACCGTCTACGACGCCGGCCGCACGATCAACGAATACATCGCACTGGTGCTCTCCCAGGGGCTCGCGGCGGTGATCGTCGGCGTGCTCCTGCCGCCCACCAGCGCCTGGCTCTGGCGGCGCCTGGAGAAGGACCTGCGCATGCGCGTGGTGGAAGCCATCAGCGGCAAGCTCAGCGGCCTGGGCGCGACCTTCGAGAGCGCCACCCGCGACCTGCTCAACCAGGCCTACGGCCTCGCCGCGCGGCGCCCGGACGTGCAGCGCGAGCTGCTCGCCTGGATGTTCCTGGTGCTGGAAGTCGGCCACGCGATCATCGAGCTGCGCAATGAACAGGAGCGCCTGCCGGACGAGCCCTGCTACGCCGAGTCGATGCCCTGGCGGCAGGCCATCCGCAGCATGGGCCGCGCGCTGATCCGCCTGTTCGTGAACCCGAACGAGGCCAACCGCGAGCGCGCCCTGGCCGCCGTGGAACATGCCATCCTGAGCACCAAGGCCACCGAGGAAACCTGCGCGCCGGACTTCGAGAGTTCGCCGCTGCGCCGGGTGGTCAGCTACCTGCACTTCATCCGCACGACGCTGCTCGACCCGCAGTCGCCGCTGCGTGCGGACCGACCCGTAGAGGTTCGCCATGCTGCTTGA
- a CDS encoding DUF1656 domain-containing protein, with protein sequence MPREIAFHGVYMPTLTLLFVVAAVICWVIDRAFASLGVYRFTWHPALFRVCLFACLFGGLSLTVYR encoded by the coding sequence CTGCCGCGCGAGATCGCCTTCCACGGCGTCTACATGCCGACCCTGACCCTGCTGTTCGTGGTCGCCGCGGTGATCTGCTGGGTCATCGACCGAGCCTTCGCCTCCCTCGGCGTGTACCGCTTCACCTGGCACCCGGCGCTGTTCCGCGTGTGCCTGTTCGCCTGCCTGTTCGGCGGCCTGTCCCTGACCGTCTACCGATAA
- a CDS encoding HlyD family secretion protein: protein MTLKSVFSLLATLIILVVAVIIGRTLWVNYMDTPWTRDGRVRADIINVAPDVSGLVTDVPVRDNQRVKKGDLLMQIDPEHYQIAVKQAEAAVASRQATLKMRQLSAKRRAAMDNEVVSRESLDDASNTAAAAEADYQQALAALDAAKLNLQRTQVRAAVDGYVTNLNVHRGDYARAGEAKMAVVDENSYWIYGYFEETKLPHIAVGDPAELQLMSGERLKGHVESIARAIYDRDNPESRELVADVNPTFNWVRLAQRVPVRIHIDEVPQGVLLSAGITATVIVNPNRKDTGGAQAATAQ from the coding sequence ATGACCTTGAAATCCGTCTTCAGCCTGCTGGCGACCCTGATCATCCTGGTGGTCGCCGTGATCATCGGCCGCACCCTCTGGGTGAACTACATGGACACCCCCTGGACCCGCGATGGCCGCGTGCGCGCCGACATCATCAACGTCGCCCCGGACGTCTCGGGCCTGGTGACCGACGTGCCGGTGCGCGACAACCAGCGGGTGAAGAAGGGCGACCTGCTGATGCAGATCGACCCGGAGCACTACCAGATCGCCGTGAAGCAGGCCGAAGCCGCCGTCGCCTCGCGCCAGGCGACCCTGAAGATGCGCCAGCTCAGCGCCAAGCGCCGCGCCGCCATGGACAACGAAGTGGTCTCGCGCGAGAGCCTGGACGACGCCAGCAACACCGCCGCCGCCGCCGAAGCCGACTACCAGCAGGCCCTGGCCGCGCTCGACGCCGCCAAGCTGAACCTGCAGCGCACCCAGGTGCGCGCCGCCGTGGACGGCTACGTGACCAACCTCAACGTGCACCGCGGCGACTACGCCCGCGCCGGCGAGGCGAAGATGGCGGTGGTCGACGAGAACTCCTACTGGATCTACGGCTACTTCGAGGAAACCAAGCTGCCGCACATCGCAGTAGGCGACCCGGCCGAGCTGCAGCTGATGAGCGGCGAGCGCCTGAAGGGCCACGTCGAGAGCATCGCCCGCGCCATCTACGACCGCGACAACCCGGAGAGCCGCGAGCTGGTGGCCGACGTGAACCCGACCTTCAACTGGGTCCGCCTGGCCCAGCGCGTGCCGGTGCGCATCCACATCGACGAAGTGCCGCAAGGCGTGCTGCTGTCGGCGGGCATCACCGCGACCGTGATCGTCAACCCGAACCGCAAGGACACCGGCGGCGCCCAGGCGGCGACGGCGCAGTAA
- a CDS encoding TIGR01459 family HAD-type hydrolase → MPASHFQAVTDTRLVDHAGLDALCADYDAYLLDLWGVLMDGAEVFPGALAWLQRRAAEGKPVWFLSNASRSVAEMAATLTALGVSPTLYSGITTSGQLAIDAIERTPELQRGGIYIAGVGDALETWPAHIRERFDADIHKASLILGVGSFPTDELEARFAPLRHAVELPFLCANPDRVVVSAGRTVFGAGRLAEAFAEQGGQVQWFGKPDPAAFRIAERQLQARGAQRILFVGDSLVTDVPGALAARIDTLWLAATGIHRQALGLPFNGALEEEKVQALLDGYPVRPHFAAPGLV, encoded by the coding sequence ATGCCCGCCTCGCATTTCCAAGCCGTCACCGACACCCGCCTCGTCGACCACGCCGGCCTCGACGCCCTCTGCGCCGACTACGACGCCTACCTGCTCGACCTCTGGGGCGTGCTCATGGACGGCGCCGAAGTCTTCCCCGGCGCCCTGGCCTGGCTGCAACGCCGCGCCGCCGAGGGCAAGCCGGTGTGGTTCCTCAGCAACGCCTCGCGCAGCGTCGCGGAAATGGCCGCCACGCTCACTGCGCTTGGTGTATCGCCAACGCTCTACAGCGGCATCACCACTTCCGGCCAACTGGCCATCGACGCCATCGAACGCACGCCCGAACTGCAGCGCGGCGGCATCTACATCGCCGGCGTCGGCGATGCCCTGGAAACCTGGCCGGCGCACATCCGCGAGCGCTTCGACGCGGATATCCACAAGGCCTCGCTGATCCTCGGCGTCGGCAGCTTCCCCACCGATGAGCTGGAAGCCCGCTTCGCGCCGCTGCGCCATGCAGTGGAGCTGCCCTTCCTCTGCGCCAACCCGGACCGCGTGGTGGTCTCCGCCGGCCGCACGGTGTTCGGCGCCGGCCGTCTGGCCGAAGCCTTCGCCGAGCAAGGCGGCCAGGTGCAGTGGTTCGGCAAGCCCGACCCGGCAGCATTCCGCATCGCCGAACGGCAACTGCAGGCTCGCGGTGCGCAACGCATCCTGTTCGTCGGCGACTCGCTGGTGACCGACGTGCCCGGCGCCCTCGCCGCCCGCATAGACACCCTCTGGCTGGCCGCCACCGGCATCCACCGCCAGGCCCTGGGCCTGCCGTTCAATGGTGCGCTGGAGGAAGAGAAGGTCCAGGCGCTGCTCGACGGCTACCCGGTCCGCCCGCATTTCGCGGCGCCGGGGTTGGTCTGA
- a CDS encoding tyrosine-protein phosphatase, giving the protein MAIVPRLRTLALATLIALGSPVLAAHADARPDTWAQPLDTSFNLYRMSPTLYRSAMPHSQDVALLEKLGVHSVLTFTKPDDKAWLGGAPVQVLRYPTHADHVDDADVIAVLHILQTAQQQGPVLMHCSHGRDRTGLFAAMYRIVIQGWSKEEALKEMVDGGFGHADDMGPAIHYVQNVEVEAVRTAMREGRCSTSLFSLCNLKGLVEGSLGTTQAAAPPAPAKP; this is encoded by the coding sequence ATGGCCATCGTCCCCCGTTTGCGCACCCTCGCGCTCGCCACCCTGATCGCTCTCGGTTCGCCCGTCCTGGCAGCGCACGCCGATGCGCGCCCGGACACCTGGGCGCAACCGCTGGACACCTCGTTCAACCTCTACCGGATGTCGCCGACCCTCTACCGCAGCGCCATGCCGCACAGCCAGGACGTGGCCCTGCTGGAGAAGCTCGGCGTGCACAGCGTGCTGACCTTCACCAAGCCCGACGACAAGGCCTGGCTCGGTGGCGCGCCCGTGCAGGTGCTGCGCTACCCGACCCACGCCGATCATGTCGACGATGCCGACGTCATCGCCGTGCTGCACATCCTGCAGACCGCCCAGCAACAAGGCCCCGTGCTGATGCACTGCTCCCACGGGCGCGACCGCACCGGCCTGTTCGCGGCCATGTACCGCATCGTCATCCAGGGCTGGAGCAAGGAAGAGGCGCTCAAGGAGATGGTCGACGGCGGCTTCGGCCACGCGGACGACATGGGGCCGGCCATCCACTACGTGCAGAACGTCGAGGTCGAGGCTGTCCGCACCGCCATGCGCGAAGGCCGCTGCAGCACCAGCCTGTTCAGCCTGTGCAACCTCAAGGGCCTGGTCGAGGGCTCGCTCGGCACCACTCAGGCCGCCGCGCCACCGGCACCGGCCAAGCCCTGA